GCATCACATTTATTAAGCACAATCATCCGGGCAATCCCGGCTTCCTGCGCCATTTTGGACACACGCAGGGCATTGATTTCGACTCCGTGCCCCGCATTCAACAGGATCAAGGCGGTCTCGACGGCACGTAATGCGCCGGAAACCTGCCCGATAAAATCGGGATAGCCGGGAGTGTCAATCAGATTGATATGGTGTCCACCGTAATCGAAGTGAACCAGTGTGGAAGCGATGGAAATGCGATGGTCGATTTCTTCTTCGTCTGTATCGAGCAGACTGGTGCCTTCATCGACAGAACCCAGGCGGGAAGTGGCACCGGATTGAAACAGCATCAGATCGGCTACAGTTGTTTTGCCAACAGCCCCGTGGCCGACCAATGCCACATTCCTAACGTCGTCTACCTTGTATTCGTTCATCGCTTGTCCTGCCTTTCAAGAAATTGGCCAGGCGCAATTGTCTCCGTTCCGTTAAAGGCAACACGCTGAGCCATGATATGATGCGAACGTGTGTGCCGGGAAAAAAGAACTTTTCCCGGCATATCCTTAAACCGGACTCCGGTATGAAATCCGGATCAATTCAGCGACGGGTAGATGATGAATCTCAAGTGGTCTACTCTCTATTTTATCCTGTTGTTCCTCTAACAGAATCATATAGTTGCGATTTTCAAAAGGCGAAAGGATTTTCTGAAATTTACTCTTGTGCACGGGCAACCAGAGATTTCTGGCTTCAATTAATCAGAGCCCCTGTGTCAGCAGGAATGACACAACATCGGTTATCAGAATGATTTAAAGCCAGAACGGCGACTGATATCAAAACGGAACCGGCAAGAGGAATAAATGATGTTCCATCAGAACCCGATTTCCATGTACGCCGATAAACTGCGTAAAGAACAGAATAAAGACGTATAAAGCCAGGAGAGGAAAGAGAATCGTGCGGCTCAACCAGCGCCAGCCAAACCAGGCATTCTTCGTTTTGAAAGTGGCCCGATAGTAAACCCAGCCTAACAGGATTTTTGTAGGATAAATTGTCGCGACAAAAATGAGAGTGATCCCCCAGATCGCATCGCGTGGCAAGGCCGCGACCTTAAACAGGTAAAGGGGAAGCGACAGGACATACACGATAATCAGGGACAACATCCATAACAGAGGAGACCGTTTGAATTTTCGTCTGATGATCCCTAATTCAAACATGGCACGGAAACGGTTCTCGGCTGCAAAATGTGCCTGGAGTATCGGTAACCAGCCCAGCACGATCACCAGACTGACACCTCCCAGCAATGTCACCGCCACCGCAACTCCCTGACCTCCTTCCGGTGAACTGGCAGCGGCAAACATGGTCGAAGGGATGATCAGCCAGATCAAAGCCCCTAGAAAACCACGCAGTCCCAGGGAAAAATTCTTCCCCAGTTTCAGAGAAGCAAAAAATTCACTGACGTGTCCAGCAGCCCGGTCCAGATAGCCTCCCGCACGGATCTGCTGATAGAGCCAGATTGCATTCTTAAGAGGCCGTACAAAACACCAGAATGTCCCGCCGCGTGCCAATGCCAGACAGAGGTGTACCGCAATCGCGATTGCCGACAGCCGATTGATCAAGTGGAGATTGCGATCACTGCTTCCGCCGGGATCAATCAGATGCGCATCCGCGGCTGCGCCTGCCAGCAGAAACAGGGGAATCAACCAGAGCGCCACACCAAGCACAATCATCCCCAGTCGAGGGGCGATATCCAGTAGAGGAAATGCGAGACGAATCTTACCGGTTCGCGCCACACGACCTTCCACGTCCAGTAGATATCCCAGCGCGATAAAATTCACAATTGGGACGGCAGCGATGAGAGCCAGAAAAAGTACCAGACTGGCAATCCCGAATATCATGCGGATCATCCAGAAGGCAGCTTTAAGTGGATGACGAAACAGATGGGGAAAAGGGGGGATATTTCCTACGACTTCATCAGGATAGAACTGTTCAATCTCCGCGGTGATCACTTGCGTGCTCACTGACTCACCTGAAAACTCCGTAATTTCACAAGCCGTATCTGAGTTCACGACTTTGGGGTCGGTACAATCCGCGTGTTGTGTGGTATGTTCATTCACAGCCCGCTCCCTCTGATGATCAGGAATTCGAGGGGACACTGATACATCGATGACATCCCCGGAATCAGCGTGCGTTTTCAAATTAACACCTGTCAATCACTGAAGCTGATCGATGCCATTGAGATTATTCCAAGACTCTTACCAGAGAGTCTGTAAGTCCCAGTCAAACCATATCTGAACATCGAGACAAGCTAAGTCCCACTTATAGCAGAATTTCCTGAGCGAATCGAGAAGCATTCCCGTGGGGAACCTTGATCCGGTAATATTGATACTCAGAAAAAACTCGATAGTTTCAAGATTTCGATGAAACTTTCGAATTCCCAGTCTGGTATGATTAACAGTAAAGAAGATTCGTTCTTCCCCCCTTTTCTAAGGGAAATTGAAACTCATTTCGAGATGAACCTATGAAGTCTCATGTCCGTCACTGGAAAGTTGTCTGCCTGCCCCTCTGTGTTGTGGGTCTGGTTGTCACTCTGGTTACCTGGGCATCCAGCAGCCCGGTTGATAAGTTTCCCCGCCCGCTAACTGTCACTGAGCGAAATGCTTTCACTGACAGTGTTCAACAGGTCGATCAGTTCTTTGAAAAGCAATGGGCAGAAAAAAAAACACCTCCGGCTTCAACAGTTTCTGAGTTGACACAACTCAGAAGGCTTTCACTGGCTTTACATGGTACGGTACCTTCTCTCGAAGAAATTCGTGAGTTTGAAAGCTTGCAGGG
The sequence above is a segment of the Gimesia algae genome. Coding sequences within it:
- a CDS encoding DUF4013 domain-containing protein, with the protein product MNEHTTQHADCTDPKVVNSDTACEITEFSGESVSTQVITAEIEQFYPDEVVGNIPPFPHLFRHPLKAAFWMIRMIFGIASLVLFLALIAAVPIVNFIALGYLLDVEGRVARTGKIRLAFPLLDIAPRLGMIVLGVALWLIPLFLLAGAAADAHLIDPGGSSDRNLHLINRLSAIAIAVHLCLALARGGTFWCFVRPLKNAIWLYQQIRAGGYLDRAAGHVSEFFASLKLGKNFSLGLRGFLGALIWLIIPSTMFAAASSPEGGQGVAVAVTLLGGVSLVIVLGWLPILQAHFAAENRFRAMFELGIIRRKFKRSPLLWMLSLIIVYVLSLPLYLFKVAALPRDAIWGITLIFVATIYPTKILLGWVYYRATFKTKNAWFGWRWLSRTILFPLLALYVFILFFTQFIGVHGNRVLMEHHLFLLPVPF